The DNA sequence GCCGTACTGGGCGGTGTACTGGGCCTGCAGGTCGTTGATGCCGTGCACCTCGCCGTTGACGTCGCCGGTCGACAGCCAGGAGAGCAGGTACGGGATCTTCAGGGCGAACAGTTCGCGGCTGCCGTCGAGGCTGCCGACGGTCAGTACGGAGAACGAGGCGGGCGACTCGGTCTCGTAGAGCCCTTCGGCGGCGGCCATCTTCATCGGCTGCACCTCGGTCATGATCTTGCTCTGGATGTCGCCGGTGGCCAGTACGCCGGCGGTGGCGAGCAGGGTGACGGTGGCACCGAAGCGGGCGGCGAAGCGGTAGGTGTCGGCGTCGGGGTTGTCGGGGCGGCGGACGAGGTGCCAGACGGCGACGGCGACGATGAGGGAGCCGGCGACGAGGAAGCAGCCGAAGATGGTGTGCGGGAAGGTGATCAGCGCGACCTTGTTGGTCAGCACCGCCACGAAGTCGGTGAGTTCGGCCCGCCCGCTCTCCGGGTTGATGCGGTAGCCGACCGGGTTCTGCATCCAGGAGTTGGCGGCGAGGATGAAGTAGGCGCTGACGGTGGAGCCGATGGCGGCGGCCCAGATGCAGGCGAGGTGTACGCGTTTCGGCAGCCGGTCCCAGCCGAAGATCCACAGGCCGAGGAAGGTGGATTCGAGGAAGAACGCGAGCAGGGCCTCGATGGCGAGGGGGGCGCCGAAGATGTCGCCGACGAAGCGGGAGTAGTCGCTCCAGTTCATCCCGAACTGGAACTCCTGCACGATGCCGGTGACGATCCCCATCGCGAAGTTGATCAGGAACAGCTTGCCGTAGAACTTGGTGAGCTTGAGGTAGCGCTCGTTGCCGGTGCGCAGCCACATGGTCTGCAGGATGGCGACCAGGACGGACAGGCCGATGGTGAGCGGTACGAACAGGAAGTGGTAGACGGTGGTGACACCGAACTGCCAGCGGGCGACGTCCAACGCGTCCACGGTTCTCCCCCGTCATCGAGCTTCTACGACAGTCGGTAGTAAATACTACTGCTTGTCGTAGAGGCTTCCGGCCCTACCCGGGGGTGCCACACGTCACCTCCGGCTGGCGCGGCTGTGCGACGATCTACCGCTGATGGACGACTCCCCCACCACCTGGCGCGCCCCACGACTGTGGCTGTTCTTCCAGTTCCTGGCCCGCGTCGTCGTCGGGCTGCTGGCCCGGCTGAAGGTCACCGGCGACGTGCCCGCCGGGCTGCGGCACGGGCCGCTGATCCTGGCCGCCAACCACATCAGCCCGTTCGACCCGATCGTGCTCGCCGCCGCCTGCCGGGTCCGCCGGATCGCGCCACGGATCATGGCCACCGGCGGACTGTTCCGCGCCCCCGTCGTCGGCCCCGCCATGCGGCACTGCGGCCACATCCGGGTCGACCGGCGCACCGAGAACGTCGGACAGGCCCTGCACAGCGCCGCCGAGGCCGTCGCAAGTGGCTCGGTGGTCATGGTCTATCCCGAGGGACGCATCGGACTGGACCCCGGCATGTGGCCCGAGCGCGGCAAGACCGGCACCGCCCGGCTCGCGTTCGAAAGCGGCGCGACCGTCGTACCGGTCGCCCAGTGGGGCGCGCACGAGGTGCTGCCGTACGGCGCCCCGAAAGGGATGTTCGGCGGCATCGCCCGCGCCCTGGTGCGCCGGCCGGTGATCCGGGTGCACTTCGGGCCGCCGGTCGACCTAGCCGACCTTGACCCGGCGGTGCCGGGCGCGGCGCTGCGGGCCACCGACCGGATCATCGACGCGCTGACCGACACCCTGGTGCCGCTACGCCCCGACGAACCCGACCGGCCCCGGCACGTCGACCCCGCCCGACCGGTCGACACCAGCCGCATGCACCGCCGCCGCACCGGCCGTTGACGAACGGCCCGGGGAACGCTCAGAACGGCCCGGGGAACGCTCAGCCGCGCCGCTGGCGCAGGTAGGCGAGCACCGCCTCGCGGGTGGTCCGCACCCCGAACACCTCGCGCGCCTGGGCGATGCGCCGGTTGGCGGTACGCAGCGACAGGAACTCCGCCGCCGCGGCCGCCGCGATCGTCTCCCCGTTCGCCAGCCGCTCCAACAGCGCCCGCTGCTCCGGGATCAGCACCACCGCCGTGTCGTCCTCCGGCTCGGCCTCCGGGTCCCGGAACACCGGACCGAGCCGCCCCAGGTCGCCGACCAGCGCCCGCCCCACCTCGGTCGACGTGTCGGCGATCGCGACCACCCCGACCCCACGGGCGGCGGCGAGCACCGCCAGCCGCACCGTCTCCAGGTCGGGAACCCGGCCGAACAGCACCACCTTCGCCTCGGACATGTCCCACGTCGACTCGGCCAGGGCGAACCCCTCCCGGGTCAGCCAACCCGCCCGGGCCAGCCGGCGCAGGACCGTGGTCGCGTCCGGCGCCGACGGCACCACGTACCTGGGGGGCTCGCCGCCGCTCACCGCAGCACCTCCAGCGCCAGCGCCGCCGCCTCGGTGCGGGTACGGGCCCCCAACTTGCGCATCCCGGCCCGGATGTGTGTCTCGACGGTCTCCCCGGAGATGCCGAGCTGCCCGGCGATCCGGCGGGTCGGCTCACCCTGCGCCACCAGCCGCAGCACGTCCCGTTCCCGGTCGGTCAGCTCGCTGCCGGACCGGGGGCCCCGGCTGTCGCGGCGTACGGCGTGCCGGCGCAGCGCCCGGTGCGCCCGGCCGACCAGCACGACCAGGCCGGCCTGCTCGGCGAGCTGCTCGGCGGCCAGCAGCGGCGGCACCGCCTGCGCCGGGTCGGACTCGTGCAGGCCGTGCGCGAGCAGGCAGCGGACCTCCTCGCGGACGGACAGGTCGTGCCAGGCCCGCGCCGCGGTCGCGAAGCCGTCGGCGGCGGCCCAGGCGGCCAGGGTCTGCGCGACCGGCGGCAGCCGGTCGGCGGCCGGGTCGGCGGCGAACTCGTCCGGCGCGCCGGCGTCGTACGCCGCCCACCGGGCGGTGATCCGACGCAGCCCGTCGACCAGGGCCGGGCCGCCACGGGCGGTGACCGGCGCGACCGCCCGGTCGGGCTGCCCGTCGAGCCAGGCCGCCTCCCGCCCCACCCAGTCCAGCAGTACGTCCACGGTCGTCGAACCGGTCGGCGCGGTGGCGAGCCGGGCCCGGGCCGGGGCGAGCAGCCCGCCGTCGGCCTCGACGAGGCTCGCGGCCGCGATCGTGTAGCCGCGGGCCAGCACCGGCAGGGTGCGGTCGGTCAGATCACCGGCGCGGCGTACGACCTCGTCGGCGCCGCCGCCGCGCAGCGCGGTGCACCACAGCTGGGCGGC is a window from the Polymorphospora rubra genome containing:
- a CDS encoding cytochrome ubiquinol oxidase subunit I, which produces MDALDVARWQFGVTTVYHFLFVPLTIGLSVLVAILQTMWLRTGNERYLKLTKFYGKLFLINFAMGIVTGIVQEFQFGMNWSDYSRFVGDIFGAPLAIEALLAFFLESTFLGLWIFGWDRLPKRVHLACIWAAAIGSTVSAYFILAANSWMQNPVGYRINPESGRAELTDFVAVLTNKVALITFPHTIFGCFLVAGSLIVAVAVWHLVRRPDNPDADTYRFAARFGATVTLLATAGVLATGDIQSKIMTEVQPMKMAAAEGLYETESPASFSVLTVGSLDGSRELFALKIPYLLSWLSTGDVNGEVHGINDLQAQYTAQYGPGSYTPIIPVTYWSFRLMIGFGLAAAAIAVWTLWAHRRGRTPTSKWLLRAALVMPVLPLAANCFGWIFTEMGRQPWIVFGEMLTRDGVSRSVSLAEVLTSFTAFTLVYATLAVVEVRLLVRYARHGLPDTDPPEPDPTDHDDEDKPLAFAY
- a CDS encoding lysophospholipid acyltransferase family protein; this encodes MDDSPTTWRAPRLWLFFQFLARVVVGLLARLKVTGDVPAGLRHGPLILAANHISPFDPIVLAAACRVRRIAPRIMATGGLFRAPVVGPAMRHCGHIRVDRRTENVGQALHSAAEAVASGSVVMVYPEGRIGLDPGMWPERGKTGTARLAFESGATVVPVAQWGAHEVLPYGAPKGMFGGIARALVRRPVIRVHFGPPVDLADLDPAVPGAALRATDRIIDALTDTLVPLRPDEPDRPRHVDPARPVDTSRMHRRRTGR
- a CDS encoding LuxR family transcriptional regulator; amino-acid sequence: MSGGEPPRYVVPSAPDATTVLRRLARAGWLTREGFALAESTWDMSEAKVVLFGRVPDLETVRLAVLAAARGVGVVAIADTSTEVGRALVGDLGRLGPVFRDPEAEPEDDTAVVLIPEQRALLERLANGETIAAAAAAEFLSLRTANRRIAQAREVFGVRTTREAVLAYLRQRRG